A genomic window from Flavobacterium azooxidireducens includes:
- a CDS encoding 5-formyltetrahydrofolate cyclo-ligase, with protein sequence MHKKELRLHYKSLRAALSEQEIEEKSMAIANQLLRLNCWDKTYYHLFLTIEELKEVDTEFILQILAGKDKEIVIAKSDFETRKMTHFLLTDNTKIKKNEYNIPEPMNGLEVPVSMIEVVFVPLLAFNLQGHRVGYGKGFYDQFLAECNPETIKIGLSFFEAEEKIEDVFESDIPLNYCVTPSKIYQFN encoded by the coding sequence ATGCATAAAAAAGAACTTCGGTTACATTACAAATCACTTAGAGCTGCTCTTTCTGAACAAGAAATTGAAGAAAAAAGTATGGCTATTGCCAACCAATTGCTTCGTTTGAATTGTTGGGATAAAACCTATTATCATTTGTTCTTAACGATTGAAGAATTGAAAGAAGTTGATACTGAATTTATTCTGCAAATTTTAGCCGGAAAAGACAAAGAAATTGTGATTGCAAAAAGTGATTTTGAAACCCGAAAAATGACGCATTTTTTGTTGACGGATAATACCAAAATCAAAAAAAACGAATACAATATTCCTGAACCGATGAATGGTTTGGAAGTTCCTGTTTCTATGATTGAAGTGGTTTTTGTGCCACTTTTAGCTTTTAATTTACAAGGACATCGTGTTGGATATGGAAAGGGATTTTATGATCAATTTTTAGCTGAATGTAATCCCGAAACCATCAAAATTGGGTTATCTTTTTTTGAAGCGGAAGAGAAAATCGAGGATGTTTTTGAATCGGATATTCCGCTGAATTATTGCGTTACGCCTTCAAAAATTTATCAATTTAATTAA
- a CDS encoding pyridoxal phosphate-dependent decarboxylase family protein, which yields MNYWKKYTHQERLNRIQMALEENVNFSKDISLGFPASKLDGKVFYDDAPFLKEAPTLQTFVANPNHIGCHTLGDSESVFSGTQQLEREVLEALAIDVFKSKPNAFDGYISPGGTEANIQALWMYRNYFQHECNANLNEIAIISSEDTHYSIPKGANLLQLDWLKIPVDFNTREIDKKALQTILERAHLNGKKHFIVVSNMGTTMFGSVDNPNDYITVLNELKLSFKLHVDGAYGGFVYPFSNPDSIINFANPDISSITIDAHKMLQAPYGTGIFICRKDLIHHVLTREAEYVEGMDVTLCGSRSGANAIAVWMILSTYGPHGWFEKVSTLQGRTDFLCRELDKIGVNYFREPFMNIVTIHAEYISKEIANRFKLVPQSHLNDNKWYKIVVMNHVEPEHLITFIVELKASVYA from the coding sequence ATGAATTATTGGAAAAAATATACACATCAGGAACGGTTGAACCGAATTCAAATGGCTTTGGAAGAAAACGTGAACTTTTCAAAAGATATTTCGTTGGGTTTTCCAGCTTCAAAATTAGACGGGAAAGTGTTTTATGACGATGCTCCTTTTCTGAAAGAAGCTCCAACTTTGCAAACGTTTGTGGCCAATCCAAACCACATTGGCTGTCACACGTTAGGTGATTCTGAAAGTGTTTTCAGCGGCACACAACAATTGGAACGGGAAGTATTAGAGGCTTTGGCCATTGATGTTTTTAAATCAAAACCCAATGCGTTTGACGGCTATATTTCACCCGGTGGAACCGAAGCAAACATTCAAGCTTTGTGGATGTATCGAAATTATTTTCAACATGAATGCAATGCAAATTTGAACGAAATTGCCATCATTTCTTCAGAAGACACGCACTATTCTATCCCGAAAGGAGCCAATTTATTGCAATTGGATTGGTTAAAAATTCCGGTTGATTTTAATACTCGTGAAATTGACAAGAAGGCTTTGCAAACTATTTTAGAAAGAGCTCATCTAAATGGCAAAAAACACTTTATTGTAGTATCAAATATGGGAACAACTATGTTTGGTTCTGTTGATAATCCCAATGATTATATTACTGTTTTAAACGAGTTGAAATTATCATTCAAATTGCATGTGGATGGAGCTTATGGCGGATTTGTTTATCCGTTTAGCAATCCGGATTCGATTATAAATTTTGCCAACCCTGATATTAGTTCCATCACAATTGATGCTCATAAAATGCTTCAAGCTCCGTATGGAACCGGTATTTTTATTTGCCGAAAAGACCTCATTCATCATGTCCTTACACGAGAAGCTGAATATGTGGAAGGAATGGATGTAACACTTTGCGGAAGCCGTTCAGGAGCCAATGCTATTGCTGTGTGGATGATTCTTTCTACGTATGGTCCGCATGGTTGGTTTGAAAAAGTAAGTACCTTGCAAGGACGAACCGATTTTTTATGCCGAGAACTAGATAAAATAGGCGTCAACTACTTTAGAGAACCGTTTATGAATATTGTTACCATTCATGCCGAATATATCTCTAAAGAAATTGCCAATCGTTTTAAACTCGTGCCGCAATCGCATTTGAATGATAATAAATGGTATAAAATTGTGGTGATGAATCATGTGGAACCCGAACATTTAATTACATTTATAGTCGAATTGAAAGCTTCGGTTTATGCATAA
- a CDS encoding helix-turn-helix domain-containing protein, which produces MILYIKYMVSLRCKMVVKEELKKLNLDFLNIDLGVVEVLGEISSKKLEKLRENLSTSGLELLDDKRAILIERIKNVIVEMVHYTDEIPKVNYSEYISEKLNHDYTYLSNIFSEVRGITIQHYIIMHKIERVKELLLYDELNLTEIAFMLNYSSVAHLSNQFKKITGLSPSYFKQLKQKRNENLENI; this is translated from the coding sequence ATGATTCTATATATTAAATATATGGTTAGTCTTCGTTGCAAAATGGTGGTTAAAGAAGAATTGAAGAAATTGAACTTAGATTTTCTTAACATTGATTTAGGAGTGGTTGAAGTTTTGGGAGAGATATCATCTAAAAAACTTGAGAAATTAAGAGAAAACCTATCCACTTCAGGATTAGAATTATTGGATGACAAAAGAGCCATATTAATCGAAAGAATTAAAAATGTAATTGTGGAGATGGTACACTATACAGATGAAATTCCGAAAGTGAATTATTCTGAATATATTAGTGAAAAACTGAATCACGATTATACGTATTTGTCAAATATTTTTTCGGAGGTTAGAGGAATTACAATTCAGCACTACATTATTATGCACAAAATTGAGCGTGTAAAAGAATTATTGTTGTATGATGAACTAAATTTAACCGAAATCGCTTTTATGTTAAACTACAGCAGTGTTGCCCATTTGTCCAACCAATTCAAAAAAATCACGGGACTTTCTCCTTCCTATTTCAAGCAATTGAAACAAAAGAGAAATGAAAATTTGGAGAATATTTAA
- a CDS encoding lipoprotein signal peptidase, whose product MSLKKAYLIVIIILLVDQISKLYIKTNFVLGEEIKVFDWFRIHFIENEGMAWGTKIPGDHGKLFLTLFRIVAVFGIGYWLWDSVKKHSSNYLIVAVALILAGAFGNIIDSVFYGVIFNDSHYAASTLFSDNPYGTWFHGKVVDMLYFPIWKGTLPEWIPFVGGNYFTFFNAIFNIADMAISTGVGILIVFNKRAFGTTEKEEVVSNNEISA is encoded by the coding sequence ATGTCTTTAAAGAAAGCCTATTTGATCGTCATAATCATCTTATTAGTTGATCAGATATCTAAACTATATATCAAAACCAATTTTGTTTTAGGTGAAGAAATTAAAGTTTTCGATTGGTTCCGAATTCATTTTATCGAAAATGAAGGCATGGCTTGGGGAACCAAAATTCCGGGCGATCACGGAAAGTTATTCTTAACTTTATTCCGAATTGTAGCTGTTTTTGGTATTGGTTATTGGTTATGGGATAGTGTAAAAAAACACAGTTCAAACTACTTAATTGTTGCCGTTGCACTAATTCTTGCCGGAGCTTTTGGAAACATCATCGACAGTGTTTTTTATGGCGTAATTTTTAATGACAGTCATTATGCCGCTTCAACTTTGTTTTCAGACAATCCTTATGGTACTTGGTTTCACGGAAAAGTAGTCGACATGCTTTATTTCCCAATCTGGAAAGGTACACTACCGGAATGGATTCCGTTTGTTGGAGGAAATTACTTTACCTTTTTTAATGCCATATTTAACATTGCTGATATGGCGATTTCTACCGGAGTTGGAATTTTAATTGTTTTCAACAAAAGAGCTTTTGGCACAACTGAAAAAGAAGAAGTTGTATCAAACAATGAAATTTCTGCTTAA
- a CDS encoding cupin domain-containing protein: MYIQIIDGVAELTLENKKLKLKLGDGIVIPAHSKHHFNANEQFKMISTVIKSGYED; encoded by the coding sequence ATGTATATTCAAATCATTGATGGTGTTGCTGAATTAACATTAGAGAACAAAAAACTAAAGTTAAAATTAGGTGACGGAATTGTAATACCTGCTCATTCAAAACATCATTTCAATGCCAATGAACAATTTAAAATGATATCAACCGTAATAAAAAGTGGTTATGAAGATTAA
- the ileS gene encoding isoleucine--tRNA ligase, with protein sequence MSTKFAEYKGLDLPTVASEVLKYWKENHIFEQSITTREGQQPYVFFEGPPSANGLPGIHHVMARAIKDIFCRYKTQKGFQVKRKAGWDTHGLPVELGTEKELGITKEDIGKTISIEEYNEACKKTVMRYTDVWNDLTEKMGYWVDMEDPYVTYKSKYMESVWWLLKQIYDKDLLYKGYTIQPYSPKAGTGLSSHEVNQPGSYRDVTDTTVVAQFKTKPETLPKFLQGFGDIHILAWTTTPWTLPSNTALTVGPKIDYVLVKTFNQYTYQPTNVILAKNLVGKQFGKGFFVSTETSDFENFKEGDKNIPYQILTECKGSDLVGIRYEQLMSLVLPHQNPENAFRVISGDFVTTEDGTGIVHTAPTFGADDAKVAKEATPEVPPMLVLDENGNPVPLVDLQGKFIQGLGDLSGKYVKNEYYDAGQAPERSADVEIAIQLKEENKAFKVEKYVHSYPHSWRTDEPLLYYPLDSWFIKVTKIKDRMFDLNDTINWKPKATGEGRFGNWLKNANDWNLSRSRYWGIPLPIWRTEDKTEEVLIGSVEELYHAIEKSVEAGFQKENPFKGFEIGNMSEENYDLVDLHKNVVDAITLVSKSGKPMKREADLIDVWFDSGAMPYAQWHYPFENKEKIDEGKDFPADFIAEGVDQTRGWFYTLHAIGTLVFDKVAYKNVVSNGLVLDKNGQKMSKRLGNAVDPFTTLAEYGPDATRWYMIANANPWDNLKFDIEGVAEVRRKFFGTLYNTYSFFSLYANIDGFTYKEEEVPLTERPEIDRWILSELQTLVQLVDESYADYEPTRAARAISDFVQENLSNWYVRLCRRRFWKGEYGTDKIAAYQTLYTCLITVAKLSAPIAPFFMDRLYRDLTQATHSENFDSVHLADFPNYVEKYVDKSLESKMMKAQTVSSLVLSLRKKEMIKVRQPLQKVMIPILDKNQRAEIEAVSDLIKAEVNVKEVVLLDDASGVLVKQIKPNFKALGPRFGKDMGLIAKEIQGFSQEQINELDREGSCTLVISGNSITLTQDDVEISSQDIPGWLVANANGITVALDITITDELRKEGIARELVNRIQNLRKDSGFEVTDKIKVQLMRNGVLEEAIIANETYIKSETLTELLVFEDHLENGTEIEFDDIKTLIIISK encoded by the coding sequence ATGAGTACGAAATTCGCTGAATACAAAGGACTTGACTTGCCAACTGTGGCATCGGAAGTACTGAAGTATTGGAAAGAAAACCACATTTTTGAACAAAGCATCACCACCCGTGAAGGGCAACAACCGTATGTGTTTTTTGAAGGGCCTCCTTCGGCCAACGGTTTGCCTGGAATCCACCACGTGATGGCTCGTGCGATTAAAGATATTTTTTGCCGTTATAAAACCCAAAAAGGCTTTCAAGTAAAACGTAAAGCCGGTTGGGACACCCACGGTTTGCCTGTAGAATTAGGAACTGAAAAAGAATTAGGCATTACCAAAGAAGACATCGGAAAAACAATTTCGATTGAAGAATACAACGAAGCGTGTAAAAAAACCGTTATGCGTTACACCGACGTGTGGAACGACCTAACCGAAAAAATGGGTTATTGGGTGGATATGGAAGATCCGTATGTGACTTATAAATCCAAATATATGGAATCGGTTTGGTGGTTGTTGAAACAGATTTATGATAAAGATTTGTTGTATAAAGGGTACACCATTCAACCGTATTCGCCAAAAGCAGGAACAGGTTTATCTTCGCACGAAGTTAATCAACCCGGAAGTTATAGAGATGTGACTGATACAACGGTTGTGGCACAATTCAAAACAAAACCGGAAACGTTACCTAAGTTTTTACAAGGTTTTGGGGATATTCATATTTTAGCTTGGACGACTACACCTTGGACGTTACCGAGTAATACAGCGTTGACGGTTGGACCAAAAATTGACTATGTTTTAGTAAAGACTTTTAATCAATATACTTATCAACCGACAAACGTTATTCTAGCTAAAAATTTAGTTGGAAAACAATTCGGAAAAGGATTTTTTGTTTCAACAGAAACTTCTGATTTTGAAAATTTCAAAGAAGGTGATAAAAATATTCCCTACCAAATTTTAACCGAATGCAAAGGTTCAGATTTAGTCGGAATTCGTTACGAACAATTAATGTCATTGGTACTACCTCATCAAAATCCTGAAAATGCTTTCAGAGTGATTTCAGGTGATTTTGTTACAACTGAAGATGGTACCGGAATCGTACACACCGCTCCGACTTTTGGTGCCGATGATGCGAAAGTGGCCAAAGAAGCTACACCGGAAGTTCCGCCAATGTTAGTGTTGGATGAAAACGGTAATCCAGTTCCTTTAGTTGATTTACAAGGAAAATTCATCCAAGGTTTAGGTGATTTATCCGGTAAATACGTTAAAAATGAATATTATGATGCCGGACAAGCACCGGAACGTTCTGCCGATGTTGAAATTGCTATTCAACTAAAAGAGGAAAATAAAGCATTTAAAGTTGAAAAATACGTTCACAGTTATCCGCACAGTTGGCGAACTGATGAACCGTTGTTATATTATCCGTTAGATTCTTGGTTCATCAAAGTAACCAAAATCAAAGACAGAATGTTCGATTTGAACGATACCATCAACTGGAAGCCAAAAGCAACCGGCGAAGGTCGTTTCGGAAACTGGTTAAAAAACGCCAACGACTGGAATTTATCCCGTTCACGGTATTGGGGAATTCCGTTACCAATTTGGCGTACAGAAGACAAAACGGAAGAAGTTTTAATTGGTTCGGTGGAAGAATTATACCACGCCATTGAAAAATCGGTTGAAGCAGGTTTCCAAAAGGAAAATCCGTTCAAAGGTTTTGAAATCGGCAATATGAGCGAAGAAAACTATGATTTAGTTGATTTGCATAAAAATGTGGTCGATGCCATCACATTAGTTTCCAAATCCGGAAAACCGATGAAACGGGAAGCCGATTTAATTGATGTTTGGTTCGACTCTGGTGCGATGCCGTATGCTCAATGGCATTATCCTTTTGAAAACAAAGAAAAAATTGATGAAGGGAAAGATTTCCCGGCCGATTTTATTGCCGAAGGAGTCGATCAAACGCGTGGATGGTTTTATACTTTACACGCCATCGGAACCTTGGTCTTTGATAAAGTTGCCTATAAAAATGTGGTTTCTAACGGATTAGTTTTAGACAAAAACGGACAAAAAATGTCCAAACGTCTCGGAAACGCCGTTGATCCGTTTACCACGTTAGCAGAATACGGTCCGGATGCCACACGTTGGTATATGATTGCCAATGCGAATCCGTGGGATAATTTAAAATTTGATATTGAAGGTGTTGCGGAAGTTAGACGAAAGTTTTTCGGCACATTATATAATACCTATTCATTCTTTTCGTTGTATGCGAATATAGATGGATTCACGTATAAAGAAGAAGAAGTTCCGCTTACTGAAAGACCTGAAATTGACCGTTGGATTTTATCTGAATTGCAAACATTAGTTCAATTAGTGGATGAAAGTTATGCAGATTACGAACCTACGAGAGCTGCGAGAGCAATTTCCGACTTTGTTCAGGAGAATTTAAGTAACTGGTACGTTCGTTTATGCCGAAGAAGATTTTGGAAAGGCGAATACGGTACCGATAAAATTGCGGCGTATCAAACGTTATACACGTGTTTAATCACGGTTGCTAAATTATCAGCTCCAATTGCTCCTTTCTTTATGGATAGGCTTTACAGAGATTTAACACAGGCAACACATTCAGAAAATTTTGACAGCGTACATTTGGCCGATTTTCCGAATTATGTTGAAAAATATGTTGATAAATCGTTGGAGAGTAAAATGATGAAAGCACAAACGGTTTCGTCGTTGGTTTTATCACTTCGTAAGAAGGAGATGATTAAGGTACGTCAACCGTTGCAAAAGGTAATGATTCCGATACTTGACAAAAATCAGCGGGCAGAAATTGAAGCAGTTTCAGACCTGATAAAAGCTGAAGTAAACGTAAAAGAAGTGGTGTTATTGGATGATGCTTCCGGAGTTTTAGTAAAGCAAATCAAGCCTAATTTTAAAGCTTTAGGCCCTCGTTTCGGAAAAGATATGGGGTTGATTGCCAAAGAGATACAAGGATTTTCGCAGGAGCAAATTAATGAATTAGATCGAGAAGGTAGCTGTACGCTTGTTATTTCGGGAAATTCAATAACTTTAACACAAGATGATGTGGAAATTTCTTCACAAGACATCCCGGGTTGGTTGGTTGCCAATGCAAACGGAATTACGGTTGCTTTAGACATCACTATCACCGATGAATTGCGAAAAGAAGGGATTGCCAGAGAGTTAGTCAATCGCATTCAAAACCTTAGAAAGGACAGTGGTTTTGAAGTTACTGATAAAATAAAAGTTCAATTGATGAGAAATGGTGTTTTAGAGGAAGCCATAATCGCAAATGAAACGTATATAAAGTCCGAAACGTTAACCGAATTGCTCGTTTTTGAAGACCATCTCGAAAATGGTACGGAAATTGAGTTTGATGATATAAAAACACTAATAATAATTTCAAAATAG
- the recO gene encoding DNA repair protein RecO, which produces MQVKTKAIVISALKYQEKSLIVKCLTRTDGLKSYFVPNAFSARKSQQKIGYFQPLTLLEIEATHKNQGKLEYFKEIRISQPFVSLHNDIVKSSMALFLSEVLHHCIKEEEKNEAFFDYLETALLWLDSHDEVVNFHLILLLGMTRFLGFYPDVSQSNSSFFELTEGVFTNYHGISCLSEHETILFKKLIELKFNSESKCFVAAERQVLLKILLDYYAFHLDGFKRPKSLEVLGEVFS; this is translated from the coding sequence ATGCAAGTCAAAACCAAAGCCATTGTGATTTCAGCGTTAAAGTATCAGGAAAAATCCCTGATAGTGAAGTGCTTGACGCGAACAGATGGTTTAAAGAGTTATTTTGTGCCTAATGCTTTTTCAGCTCGCAAGAGTCAGCAGAAGATCGGGTATTTTCAGCCGTTAACGTTGTTGGAAATTGAGGCGACGCATAAGAATCAAGGAAAGTTAGAGTACTTCAAGGAAATCCGCATAAGTCAGCCGTTTGTGAGTTTGCATAATGATATTGTCAAAAGTTCGATGGCTCTTTTTCTGTCGGAAGTTTTGCATCATTGCATCAAAGAAGAGGAAAAAAATGAAGCCTTTTTTGATTATTTAGAAACGGCTTTGCTTTGGTTGGACAGCCACGACGAAGTGGTCAATTTTCACTTAATTTTATTGTTGGGAATGACTCGCTTTTTAGGTTTTTATCCGGATGTTTCTCAGTCAAATTCTTCTTTTTTTGAATTAACGGAAGGAGTTTTTACGAACTATCACGGCATCAGTTGCCTTTCGGAACACGAAACAATTTTATTTAAGAAATTGATTGAATTAAAGTTTAACAGCGAATCAAAATGCTTTGTGGCTGCGGAACGACAGGTTTTGCTTAAAATTCTGTTGGATTATTATGCGTTTCATTTGGATGGGTTTAAACGGCCGAAGTCGTTGGAGGTGTTGGGGGAGGTTTTTTCTTGA
- a CDS encoding IS110 family RNA-guided transposase, with product MIKKLLKQVAGIDVAQKELVITLGRIYEDFNIELFSYKVFKNSDSGIKSLVEWVNKQIDKELPIRYVMEATGVYHQKFAYHLVDNGCEVSIVLPNKISNYIRTLEQKTVTDKSCSQAIAQFGLERKLDRWTKPKSIYRELQQLTREREQIVQERSNIKNQIHAESVEAMPNERSLDRMKKRIVLLNLQEKEIKKEINEITKADLQVSNIIKRVTSIPGVGELTAVTVLAETNGFELIRNKSQLTSYAGLDVKEKQSGTSVKGKPRISKKGNRFLRKSLHLPALSAVKWDENFKSVYARLVSKHGIKMKALVAVQRKLLELIYILFKNETVYDKEYITKNSVQTQMV from the coding sequence ATGATTAAAAAATTATTAAAACAAGTCGCAGGAATTGATGTTGCTCAAAAGGAATTAGTCATTACTTTAGGCCGTATATATGAAGATTTCAACATTGAGTTATTTAGTTACAAAGTTTTTAAAAACAGTGATTCTGGAATTAAATCATTGGTTGAATGGGTAAATAAGCAAATAGATAAAGAGCTTCCCATACGTTACGTTATGGAAGCAACCGGAGTTTATCATCAAAAGTTTGCATATCATTTAGTCGATAACGGTTGTGAGGTAAGTATTGTATTACCCAATAAGATTAGTAATTACATACGAACCTTAGAACAAAAAACAGTAACCGATAAGAGTTGTTCGCAAGCAATTGCACAATTTGGATTAGAGCGAAAATTAGATCGATGGACAAAGCCTAAAAGCATTTACAGGGAGCTACAACAGCTTACCCGTGAAAGAGAGCAAATTGTTCAAGAGAGGAGTAATATTAAAAACCAAATACATGCTGAAAGTGTAGAAGCTATGCCAAATGAACGAAGTCTTGATAGGATGAAAAAGAGAATAGTATTATTGAATTTACAAGAAAAAGAAATAAAAAAAGAAATCAACGAAATTACAAAAGCTGATCTTCAAGTGTCCAATATCATCAAAAGAGTTACATCAATACCTGGTGTTGGTGAATTAACCGCAGTGACAGTTTTAGCGGAAACAAACGGTTTTGAATTAATAAGAAACAAATCTCAGCTAACTAGTTATGCAGGACTGGATGTAAAAGAAAAGCAATCAGGAACCTCAGTAAAGGGGAAGCCAAGAATATCCAAGAAAGGAAATAGGTTTTTAAGAAAATCATTGCATTTACCAGCATTAAGTGCTGTAAAATGGGATGAAAATTTTAAAAGTGTTTACGCAAGATTAGTGTCTAAACACGGTATTAAAATGAAAGCTTTGGTAGCAGTTCAAAGAAAGTTACTCGAACTAATCTATATTTTATTCAAAAATGAAACAGTTTACGATAAAGAATATATAACAAAAAATAGCGTGCAAACACAAATGGTTTAA
- a CDS encoding TraR/DksA family transcriptional regulator — MTDEVVRFSEADLAEFKEIILKKIEKAQNDLELIKSAYMNDLNNGTDDTSPTFKAFEEGSETMSKEANSQLAIRQEKFIRDLKNALFRVENKTYGVCKVTGKLISKERLKLVPHATMSIEAKNMQR; from the coding sequence ATGACAGATGAAGTAGTACGATTCTCAGAAGCCGATTTGGCTGAGTTCAAAGAAATTATCCTAAAAAAAATTGAGAAAGCTCAAAACGATTTGGAACTAATCAAAAGTGCCTATATGAATGATTTGAATAATGGAACCGATGATACATCGCCAACATTCAAAGCATTCGAAGAAGGTAGCGAAACAATGAGTAAAGAAGCCAACTCACAATTAGCCATTCGTCAAGAAAAATTTATCCGCGATTTAAAGAATGCTCTTTTCAGAGTAGAAAACAAAACGTATGGCGTTTGCAAAGTAACGGGTAAATTAATTTCAAAAGAACGTTTGAAATTGGTTCCACATGCTACGATGAGTATTGAAGCAAAAAATATGCAGCGATAA
- a CDS encoding LVIVD repeat-containing protein yields MKTLKLFLLLFTATFFVSCNEDDASSTDTAKFAVPVIKSVQELRTSISVTGAKQTDSDGKIYIAQNLLFYIAQESGIHIFDNSNPASPQNIAFINLGGVHDISVKGNYLFADNFMDLVVFDLSNISNITQVQTVENVFDFYPVFPDEAEFLDYEIYPGVGEIMIGFTIETRSRPRNQDLGIFNDALGNFESAAGNAVGTGGSFAKFQINNNALYTVEAYSLNVFNITNPTNTFFDKEVYMNEWLGGGVFETLFKQKDFLFVGSTNGMYIVNAVDEFNPYFVSGFAHATACDPVVVFGNTAYITVRGGSNCGSIEDQVNIIDITNIQNPTLISTYLLNQPYGLGIKDDILYVCADGNLNVFDATNSAELTLENTYEDEVKDVIALDTHLIAVGINKIIQYNYGENHTLEVISVVNF; encoded by the coding sequence ATGAAAACATTAAAACTTTTTTTGCTCCTCTTTACAGCTACCTTTTTTGTTAGCTGTAACGAAGATGATGCTTCCTCAACAGATACTGCAAAATTTGCGGTTCCTGTGATTAAATCCGTGCAAGAACTTCGAACTTCGATTTCAGTGACCGGTGCCAAACAAACCGATTCAGACGGTAAAATTTACATTGCTCAAAACTTGTTATTTTATATTGCTCAGGAATCGGGTATTCATATTTTTGATAATTCTAATCCGGCGAGTCCGCAAAATATCGCCTTTATTAACCTTGGTGGAGTTCACGATATATCGGTAAAAGGAAATTATTTATTTGCTGATAATTTTATGGATTTAGTCGTTTTTGATTTATCGAATATATCCAATATTACACAAGTTCAAACGGTTGAAAATGTGTTTGATTTTTATCCTGTTTTTCCTGATGAAGCTGAATTTTTGGATTATGAAATTTATCCCGGAGTTGGTGAAATTATGATTGGTTTTACCATTGAAACCAGAAGCAGACCGAGAAATCAGGATTTAGGCATATTTAATGATGCGTTAGGAAATTTTGAAAGTGCTGCAGGAAATGCCGTTGGAACAGGTGGTTCGTTTGCTAAGTTTCAAATTAATAATAATGCATTGTACACGGTTGAAGCTTATTCGTTAAACGTATTTAATATCACTAATCCAACCAATACTTTTTTTGATAAAGAAGTTTATATGAATGAATGGCTTGGAGGCGGTGTTTTTGAAACGTTATTCAAACAGAAGGATTTTCTTTTCGTTGGATCAACTAACGGAATGTACATTGTAAATGCGGTTGATGAGTTTAACCCTTATTTTGTGTCCGGTTTTGCTCACGCAACAGCTTGTGATCCGGTAGTGGTTTTTGGTAATACGGCATATATTACTGTTCGTGGTGGCTCAAACTGTGGTTCAATTGAAGACCAAGTTAACATAATTGATATTACCAATATTCAAAATCCAACCTTAATTTCAACTTATTTATTGAATCAACCTTACGGATTGGGAATAAAAGATGATATTTTGTATGTGTGTGCCGATGGAAATTTGAATGTTTTTGATGCTACAAATTCAGCCGAATTAACTTTAGAAAACACCTACGAAGACGAAGTGAAAGATGTGATTGCTTTAGATACGCATTTAATTGCAGTTGGAATCAATAAAATCATCCAATATAATTATGGAGAAAATCATACGTTAGAAGTGATTAGTGTGGTGAATTTTTAA